TTCTTATCAACTTTTTTATCTAAATCACCGATTTTTTTATTAACATTTTCAAATCCATTTTGCATTTTGGAATACATCTTTTCCTGAGTTTGTTTTAAGTCAGCGTACATTTTAGTCATGAATTCAAACATTTTATCATTTTCCATAATTATTCTCCTTTATGATAGCAAGGGTTCATAAATCGATTAATATTTTTTCTTCATTATTCATTATAATAGATCCTTTTGTTTGCTCTATACATTTATAAATTATATTCCAGATCAATTAACATTATATCATGAAATTATATTTTAAGAAGGCTGAGTTTTGGTAATTATTTTAAATACAGTATTAACTGAACTGCTGATAAGAGGTATGGAGGAGTTAGAAGCATTGCTTACAGTAGAAGAAAAGGGGTTATAAATTATGTATCAGAATTAGGTGTGGTTGAAATGATTATTACTTAAAATTATTGAAGAATAGGGAGTTCATGAAATACAAAGTCCTTTATTTTTTGTAAAAATTAGCAGGAATTTAGAAATTTTGTGTAGAAGTAAATATTAAAAATATATTTTATATTATAAGAAGGTATATAAGATTATGAATTATGAAAAAATTTTATACTTGATAAAAAAAATTAAAAGTAGTAGTAAATATAATGTAAATTTTAATAATAAACCTGATCATGATACTGTTCCTATTTGTACTATGCCTGGGAAGGAATTAGTTCTTCAAGATAAAGAAAAAGCAAAGAATTATAATAAAATAATTAATAAAATATGGGAAAATTGTACAGAACTATGGGATACAGTATCGTTAGAAACTATAGAAAATGAAATTATAAAAGTTATTATACAGTCTTTTGAAAATAAAACTGAAATTGAAATCGAAGACTTAAAAAAAATATTCAAGTATCTATTGTCGTTAAAAAATGAAAATTGGACAGCATTTAGACAAATTTATGGAATAAAAATGAATTCAGTTAAACCATTACAATTTGGAGATTTTACTATATATAATTTGGATAATCATAAACGAATATTAGACCAACAGTACCCAAACGCTAATTTGGAAAGCAATAATAGTAATAAATATTTTATTAAAGTTATGGTTAAGGCCAGGGATGGTGAAAAAGCAAAAATATTAGCTAATAGAAAATTTGTACAATTCGAGAATATTATTAGGTTTATGATAAAAGATATTTCACATTATTATAATGTTGCTATATTTAATTATATGCATCCCTCATATGAATATGCCAGGATGTTATGTGATGATGGATGTACTATCAGTGATATGAGATTAAATACTACAAGATCGAGAAAAGTTGATTTGGAGGAGTCATATCTTATAAATAATGAATTTGGAAATAAAAAAATATGGGAAATAGCTAAAAAAAATAATAACTCAGAAATAGAAAAGAGGTTATTGGTGGCTATTGAATGGATTGGTAAAGGGCTAAATGATTTAGATGAAGGCAA
The genomic region above belongs to Clostridium sp. AWRP and contains:
- a CDS encoding HEPN domain-containing protein; translated protein: MNYEKILYLIKKIKSSSKYNVNFNNKPDHDTVPICTMPGKELVLQDKEKAKNYNKIINKIWENCTELWDTVSLETIENEIIKVIIQSFENKTEIEIEDLKKIFKYLLSLKNENWTAFRQIYGIKMNSVKPLQFGDFTIYNLDNHKRILDQQYPNANLESNNSNKYFIKVMVKARDGEKAKILANRKFVQFENIIRFMIKDISHYYNVAIFNYMHPSYEYARMLCDDGCTISDMRLNTTRSRKVDLEESYLINNEFGNKKIWEIAKKNNNSEIEKRLLVAIEWIGKGLNDLDEGKAFIQFIFAIEALLQLNKGGIVSPSIASQISEYASFIIGSKLEERIDIEKTFKDLYSKRSDIAHGRSQSVSEEDLKTAFLMARDLIVKILTLPDFQNIKSIQDIQEWVKNKKYS